The genomic DNA acactttatccactgagccaccagggaagccccctaatgaTTAATAGTGAAGGAAATTTCAAGCGGAACCGCGACCACTGGAAAAGGTAAAGGCGGGAGCGCGCTGCATGCTGGGACTTGCAGTCTCTTCCGGGAGTGGTCCCCAGTGCGGGTGCGCGGAAGCGCGGGTGGTCTCTCCCGCGCATGcgtgcggcggcggcggcagggcTGATTGCCGCTAAGAATATTACTGAGCCGGTGTCCGGAATTCGTCATGGCGATTCCCCAGGCGTCCATGGGACCCTCAGCGCTGGGCCAGAGCGGTCCCGGCTCGATGGCTCCCTGGTGCTCAGTGTCAAGCGGCCCGACGCGCTACGTGCTCGGGATGCAGGAGCTGTTCCGCGGCCACAGTAAGACGCGCGAGTTCCCGGCGCACAGCGCCAAGGTGCACTCCGTGGCCTGGAGCTGCGACGGACGTCGCCTGGCCTCGGGGTCCTTCGACAAGACGGCCAGCGTCTTCTTGCTGGAGAAAGACCGGTTGGTGAGCCGCTGGGACCCGGCCCAGGCTAGGGAGAGAGGGGGTGTGGTGAGGCGAGGTTGAAGAATGGCGTGAGTGAGAgagggtgaggaggagggaggagggagaaggggtgtGGAGGTGAGGGGCGTGTGTGATGCGCGAAAGAGAAGTGTGGGGGGTGAGGCGGCGGGAACGGACTGATGAGAGGTGAGGATGGGGGTGATTGAGAGGAGGGCTGGTGGTTGGGGGCGGGGGACGGTGTACAGGGAGTGTGATAGTAAGGAGGCGTGAAGATGAGCGGGGGGTGAAGGGGAGTGTGGAGAATAAAGGCCGGTGGTGAGGATGGCGGGGAGACTTGTGTGGTGGTTTGGAGCGGCTGGGACAGTGGTGATGGGCTCCTGTGATGATGAGGAGAGTCCTTCTCAAAATGACAGGGCCTCTGTGGAATTGAGTAAGCGGGTTGGGACCCTTGGTGGAAGAGTACGGGTAGAAAACCACAAAGGAGGAAGGCCAGGGAGGGATAAAGAGAAAGGGCATTGGTGTGGACCCGGTCCTTAGAACTGTTCACacagtggggaggaagggagggtagGGTGTTGGGAAGGGTTTAGGGGAAGTGATTTAGAAGGACTGGACTCTTTACTCATCCAAACTTATGTTGGTAGCCAGATACCTCGTTTTGAATAAGGTTAAGAAGTTACATGGGTAGGCGGGTACATATGGGTGAAGTGGTATCTGGATTTTGTTCTTTCAGGTCAAAGAAAACAATTATAGGGGACATGGGGATAGCGTGGACCAGCTCTGTTGGCATCCAAGTAACCCTGATCTCTTTGTCACTGCATCTGGAGACAAAACCATTCGCATCTGGGATGTGAGGACTACGAAATGCATTGCCACTGTGAACACTAAAGGTAACTGTTCAGAAGATGAGCTACTGATAGTCATTCATTTTAAATGTGCCTGGCCCTCTTGGTATGGGACATCCTGATCTGAATAAGACAGTCGCCAGCTCCAAGGACCTGAGAGTTTAGTGCAGGGAGAGACATATGTATTGAAAAAACTAACATAATATAACATGGTCATCCTGTAATGGATAGGTTTACAAGGTGGATACTGAGAATGGAAACACTTAAGTATGCCTGGGGAAGATAGGGAAGGCTTCacagaatttgagcaaacccttaAGATAGCCATATAGATTTAGTGGTCACCTTGTAGTGGGTAGGCAGCTCTAGCAGGGAACAGCATGTACTAAGGGGTGGAGAATTTAGGAAACTGCTGATAGGGTAGAATGACTGATCTTGGAATAAATGACTTTGACAATTGGGGAGAAAAATGACCTGGAAGTTGTGTAGTACATTTATAGACTGTTCTTCCTCAGATATTGCCTTATAAACCTTGAGGCCATTTATTAAGTTATATTGGCTAAGATGTTATTGATTATAAGATGCATcaatattttatgtttcattagaaaagaaaataaagttttactagaTAGTCATGATACAccaaaaattttgaaatacatcCTGATGCATTCTAAAATACATTACAGGTAATAAGGTATGAAAAACTATGCATCTTAGAATCAATAAAGTTGATGAAATTTGTGGGCTACTGGACTTTGTTGGCGAGACTTGTACCTGGAGGTGGAATGATATGGTTTCCCCAACTAGACAACTGGTGATATGTGAGTGAGTTAAGTATGTAGATGAACATTAAAAACtgattgtatatatattttaatgcctACTAGAAGAAAAGAACTAGCTTATAGTATTTATTGCCAAAGtgaagctatttaaaaaatttggagGGGTCAGTTTTAATAAAAGTCTTGAAGGAAGAAGTATAGCTATTAAATGGGTAGTTCAAAAATTGTGGAAATGGCATGTGAATGACTGGGGTTTGGGAAGTACAGGTATAAGAGAGAATCAGAGGCTCTGGTGTCAAGTACACATTTAGACCTTGGCTCTGTTACTTCATAGTTTTGATACTTTGGCCCATCTCTCTCTCAGTTtttcgtctgtaaaatggggaggaaAAATGGCCCTTAGAGACATGTGAGCACTAAAGGGGGAAATGTGTAGATGAGTGTGCTGGACTTGTGGTTGGTCCTACTGATGAGGACCTTAGTGAATGAACTCTGGCGATAGCTCTAGTCTTTCTTTGATAACAAGATAAACTTCTGGAGGATTGTGGGCTAACAGTATCTTGCTGATCGTATCTGGGTTCCTAGGGGAGAACATTAATATCTGCTGGAGTCCTGACGGGCAGACCATCGCTGTAGGCAACAAGGATGATGTGGTGACGTTCATTGATGCCAAGACACACCGCTCCAAAGCAGAGGAGCAGTTCAAGTTTGAGGTCAATGAAATCTCCTGGAACAATGACAATAACATGTTCTTCCTGACAAATGGCAACGGTTGTATCAACATACTCAGGTGAGGGGGTTCTAAGTTTAAGGGACTGTCATGTCTTTGCACTGAGTGCTGTAGTGGATCCCGAGATGAATTAGATGTGAGTCTATCCTGAGGGAGCCAGAAGGACAAACAATTGACTGTTGAACAACATGGATTTAAACTACCCAGGTCCCCTTACATGTggattttttcagtagtaaatactgcAGTACCACATGATCTGAGATTGGTTGAATCTGGGATGCAGAGCCACAGAGGAACCGTGGATACAGAGGACCAGTTGTAAGTTATACATGAGTTTTTAACTGTGTGTGTTCAACCCCTGTCACATCACCCCCTGACTTTGTTCAGAGATTGACTGTAGTAATAAGGAATTCTAACCTCTTGAGCACCTTTGAGCTAGGTACCGTATATTTTACTGAGTCTGGAGAGAAATCCTAGGGAGCTGATGATGGTGtgcttcccatttcacagatgaagatcAGGGATCTCAGAGGGGTTAAGTGACTAGTGAGCACTTGAACTGGATGTACCTTGAAGTATAGCTAATTTGTACTTTCAAAGTCTCAGTTTAAATATCACTTTCCTCTGCATCCCCAAGGTTAGAAGCTTATTTTATGTACTTACATTGGAAGCATTTCTCATTCTCCATTATAAATGcatgtttatttctttgtgtcttctAGTAGACTAAATTCTGTGAATTAGGAGCTGTATTTAACTTGTTTACTGTTGAATCCCTAGTGCCTAGCCCAGTACCTGCTATACATAGTCAGGATCTTAGTAAATATTCTCTAAATGAATGAAGTTGTGGAATTGAAGTTGAGGTCTATCTGATTCTGTTCTTCCTGCTGTCTTGGGTGGACACTGCAAGGCAGAGTGTGCTAGGCTCTGTGTTAGAGAGACTGGGAGTTTGCTGTAGAATCCCAAGGATTGACTGTGGGACTTGGGAGTTGAAGGAGGCAGCTTCTGAGCTTGACCTTGAAAGATTAATAGAATTTTAAGAATCAGCAGAAGCGAACTGCACCATGGACAAAACAAGTATGAATGAACATGGCTTATTTGGAAAGTAGTCAGTAGATCAGAATTGCTGGGAGTGGTGGCAGATAAAGTGTCTGAAGAGAGGTCCTGAAACAGGAAGATAAAGTTGAAGTATAATTTGGTACCAGATTATTCGGCTCTGAAATTCTGTGCTTAGTAACTTGAATTTTACTCTGTAggcagtgtttgttttttttttaagcttttgtattagaaaataaaacagatgtaGAAAACCACAAAATGCAAGTatatagcttcagttcagttcagtcgctcagtcgtgtccgactctttgcgaccccatgagtcgcagctcgccaggcctccctgtccatcaccgactcctggagttcactcagacttgcgttcatcgagtcagtgatgccatccagccatctcatcctcggtcgtccccttcttctcctgcccctaatccctcccagcatcaaagtcttttccaatgagtcaactcttcgcatgaggtggccaaagtactggagtttcagctttagcatcattccttccaaagaaatcccagggttgctctccttcagaatggactggttggatctccttgcagtccaagggactctcaagagtcttctccaacaccacagatcaaaagcatcatttcttcagcgctcagccttcttcacagtccaactctcacatccatacatgactactggaaaaaccatagccgtgactagacggactttagttggcaaagtaatgtctctgcttttcaatatgctatctaggttgctcgtaacttttcttccaaggagtaagcgtcttttaatttcatggctgcaatcaccatctgcagtgattttggagcccccaaaaataaagtctgacactgtttccccatctatttcccatgaagtgatgggaccggatgccatgatcttcgttttctgaatgttgagctttaagccaactttttcactctcctctttcactttcatcaagaggcttttagttcctcctcactttctgccataagggtggtgtcatctgcatatctgaggttattgatatttctcccggcaatcttgattccagcttgtgtttcttccagtccagtgtttctcatgatgtactctgcatataagttaaataaggagggtgacaatatacagccttgacgtactccttttcctgtttggaaccagtctgttgttccatgtccagttctaactgttgcttcctggcctgcatacagatttctcaagaggcaggttaggtggtctggtattcccgtctctttcagaattttccacagtttcttgtgatccacacagtcaaaggctttggcatagtcaataaagcagaaatagatgtttttctggaactctcttgctctttccatgatccagcagatgttggcaatttgatgtctggctcctctgccttttctaaatccagcttgaacatcaggaagttcacggttcacatattgctgaagcctggcttggagaattttgagcatgactttactagcgtgtgagatgagtgcagttgtgcggtagtttgagcattctttggcattgcctttctttgggattggaatgaaaactgaccttttccagtcctgtggccactgctgagtatatAGCTTAATGAACTAGTATATGCATAACACCTGTGTAATCCCACCAAAtcaagaaatattactttgcttgCCATCTCAAAAGTCTTTCCATGGGCTTTGTCCTAATCAAAAACTCCCTCCTCGAAAAGCACTGTCTTGatttttacattatttctttatagttttgcTACTAAATGTGAATTTCTGGATAGTCTAATTTTGCCCTTTTAAAAAAGTGTGATATGCCTTTTAAGTCAGTTAAACTATGGAGtctccttctttccctttgtCCTACTAGAACTTAACTGTTAAAAAAACAGACTGTTAACCTGGGGAGCTTGTCCTAGACTGGATTTTGCTGATTCCGATAGTTTGCTTATTTAAGAGTCACTTTGTCTTATCAGTTTGGTTACCCAGTACATTTAGAGAAGAAATGATAAATGCTTGATAATGAATTAGTTCTCTACCGATTCCAAAGATGatctgctacttttttttttaaaggaggattGTTATGGACCTATGTATTTAAGCATAGTAGATATGTTTCAATCTGTCATAATCATTATCCTTATTGAAGCTGAATTTATCTTTGGCACACAGAATCCTCTTCAAGTTGGTTCCTGAGTCATGTTTTGTAACACAATCCTCATAGTCTTCAGTTTCTTGCTCTCTGGTATAACAAGATATGCCAAGTTCATCCTGTGTATTTCCTGTCTCAAATCTTTAATTAGAAAATTCCCAGAGAATTCTGGATTCTTTcactagaaaatattaaaactcaGGACGTCCATATTGTTGAGTTGATCATTTCTAGACCtttccagtggagaaggcaatggcaccccactccactactcttgcctggaaaatcccctggaagcaggagcctggtaggctgcagtccatggggtcgctaagagtcgggcacgactgagcgacttcactttcgctcttcactttcatgcattggggaaggaaatggcaacccactccagtgttcttgcctggagaatcccagggacaggggagcctggtgggctgccgtctctggggtcgcacagagtcggacacgactgaagcggcttagcagcagcagacctttcCAGTAGACAGAGCTAGGAAGTATATGTATGTActtaaagacaaaataatttgtaaattcATACATATAGCTTCCAGTTAAAATCTCTTTGCTTGCAAGCCAAGTATTCTGATTCTCAGAAGTGCAGGGGATTATAGAATTTGAGTTTCCCATGGTTACCTACTACCTTCATTCCCTGTTACACACACAGATATTTAACAGTAGTGCTACCACCACCAGTGTGATTACTTAAAATTATAAGTTTTGCTTTTATAATATGTcttcctccattaaaaaaaagttaatactACATGTTGTCAGATTACACAGTTATTACATTACTTTTAAACATACATAATTTCTGCAAGAGACTATATATATTTAACGTTCACCACCAACCTTGGGCTGGTAAGTCTTCAGTCACTGATTGTCACAGCTTACTCCAGTTTTGATTCCTCAAAAAGTGTTCAAGGGGAGCAATGTTCCCTGAGTTCATACTTGTCATAACTTATATACTTAGAAAACTTAAGAGATACTTATATTGTGCTGCTTCTTTGAACACTTTATAATTGATAGCTTTGCTAGATATGAAAACTTTGATTCATATTTTCttacttgtttttttgttttactccATTTTCTTTTGGTGTAAAGTGTTATTGTCAGAAGTCTGCTGATAATCTAATTTTTTGAAAGTCCATTATtttcagctccttattgcaaaattcaaacttaaattggagaaagtagggaaaaccactaggccattcaggtatgacccttatgattatacagtggaagtgacaaatatattcaagggattaaatgcaatagagtgcctgaaaatctgtggacagaggtttataacattgtacaggagacagtgaccaaaaccatctcaaagaaaaagaaatgcaagacagcaaaatggttgtctgaggaggccttccaaatagctgagaaaagaagagaagtgaaaggcaaaggagaaagggaaagatacccaACTGAgtgcaaggagagattagaaagccttcttaagtgaacatgcaaagaaaaagaggaaaataatagaacgggaaagactagagaatcttcaagaaaattggaaatatgaaggaaacaatttcatgaaaagatgggcacaataaaggacagaaatggcaaggactaaacagaagcagaagagattaagaagaagtggcaagaatacccagaagaactgcacaataaagaccttaatgacctggataactatgatgatgtggtcactcacctagagtaagacatcctagagtgtgaagtcaggtaggccttaggaagcattacaatgaacaaagctagtataggtgatggaattccagctgaactatttcaaatcctaaaagatgatgctgttaaactgctgcactcaatatgtcagcaaatttggaaaactcagcagtggctacaggactggaaaaggtcagttttcatttcagtcccaaagaagggcaataccaaagaatgtttaaaactatcacacagttgcactcgtttcacatgccagcaaagtcatgctcaaaatccttcaggctagggttcaacagtatgtgaaccgagaatttTTTGATATCTGTGCtgaatatagaaaaggcagaagaaccagagataaaattgctgTCATCTGTTGAattataggaaaagcaagagaattccagaaaaacgtctacttctgcttcattgactatgccaaagcctttgactgtgtagaccacaacaaactgtggaaaattcttaaagagatgggaataccagaacaccttacctgcctccgtctagtcaaagctgtggtttttccagtagtcaagtatggatgtgagaggtggactataaagaaagctgagtgccaaagagtcgatgcttttgaactgtggtgttggagaagactcgtaagagtcccttggactgcaaggagatcaaaccagtcaatcctaaagaaaatcagtcctgaatattcattggagagactgatgctgaagctgaaactccagtactttggctgcctgatgcaaagaacagactcattgggaaagaccctgatgctgggaaagattgaagacaagaggagaaggggacgacagaggatgagtttgttagatggcatcaccgactcattggacatgagtttgagcaagctctgggagttggtgatagacagggaggcctgatgtgctgcagtccacagggtcgcaaagagttggacacaactgagtgactgaattgaacttacctgcctcctgagaacctgtatgcaagtcaagaagcaacagttagaaccggatatggAACAAAGGAGTGGctctaaattggaaaaggagtatatcaggtctatatattgtcactctgcttaatttatatgctgagtacatcatgtgaaatgctgtgctggatgaatcacaagctggaatcaagattgctgggagaaatatcaacaaccttaggtttgcagatgataccatcctaatggcagagagtgaagaggaaccaaagagcctcttgatgaaggtgaaagaggagagaaaaagctggcttaaaactcagcattaaaaaatctaagattatggtatccttcccatcacttcgtggcaaatagatggagaaagatggaaacagtgacagattttcttttctcggGTTCTcagatcactgtggatggtgaccgtgaccatgaaattagaagacgcttgcgccttggaagaaaagctatgacagaccaagacagtgtgttaaaaagcagagatagagggatggtatggggagggaggtgggaggggggttcagggagGGAAACACGTGtgcacctgtggcagattcatgttgatgtatggcaaaaccaatacaatattgtaatcagcctccaattaaaataaatttatatttaaaaaaaagcagagatatcactttgccaacaaagatccatatagtcaaagctatggtttttccagcagtcatatatggatgggtgagttggaccataaagaaggctgagggctgaagagttgattcttttgaactgtggtgctgggaggagactcttggacagcaaagagatcaaactagtcaaaaggaaatcaaccctgaatattctttggaaggaccaatgctgaagctgaagctccaatactttggtcatctgatgggaagagctgactcattggaaaagccctgatgctgggaaagattaagggcaggaggagaaggggacaacagaggataagatggttggatggcatcaccaactcagtggacaggagtttaAGCAAataccaggagatagtgaaggacagggaagcctgatgtgctgcagtccatggggttgcaaagagttggacactgcttagctactgaacaacaacacatgtCTCTGTGTTGGTTAGTCTGGGTTCATATTCTTAAGTATATGGTGTGTTGTTTCagtatatttttgaaatctcTTTATTTCAGGAAAGCCTTGATTTACAGTCTTTGATGCTTA from Ovis aries strain OAR_USU_Benz2616 breed Rambouillet chromosome 7, ARS-UI_Ramb_v3.0, whole genome shotgun sequence includes the following:
- the THOC3 gene encoding THO complex subunit 3, yielding MAIPQASMGPSALGQSGPGSMAPWCSVSSGPTRYVLGMQELFRGHSKTREFPAHSAKVHSVAWSCDGRRLASGSFDKTASVFLLEKDRLVKENNYRGHGDSVDQLCWHPSNPDLFVTASGDKTIRIWDVRTTKCIATVNTKGENINICWSPDGQTIAVGNKDDVVTFIDAKTHRSKAEEQFKFEVNEISWNNDNNMFFLTNGNGCINILSYPELKPVQSINAHPSNCICIKFDPMGKYFATGSADALVSLWDVDELVCVRCFSRLDWPVRTLSFSHDGKMLASASEDHFIDIAEVETGDKLWEVQCESPTFTVAWHPKRPLLAFACDDKDGKYDSSREAGTVKLFGLPNDS